The nucleotide window TCAGCATGTTGTTTGGATGCGTGGTTTCAACCCCTCATTTAATATGACAAACTGTAATAAAGTATAAAGATGAATGAAATATTAAACTACATCACTAAGAGAACAGAAtggaataaaacaaaaacaaaaacaaacctgCAAGCATCTCCCATGCACTAGAGTTCGAGTTGGAGTCAATATATTTCTTTGAAGAAGGTTTTGCTGAATGGTTCCAGAACTGGTTATAATGGTCTGGCCTCTGGCCTCTTTGCCAAATAAGAATTGGAGCCATTTCCGTTGCAAGGCTTCTAGCATCCATCTGCCAGGAAGAAAGTATGAGAAGCAGATAAACAGCAGTCAAGAGAACTCACAAATTTGTACAAGATAAAGGCTTATCAGGAACAAGATTTTGGATCTCAATCATCtggacaaaaaggaaaaaaaaaaaaaaaactgacacAATTGTACAGATGAAGGCTCATTCATAACAAGTTTGTTGGATCTCAATCATGTGGGcaaaaagcaataaaataaaattcaaaatatacaGGCTTATCCTAGCAACTAGGCTCCTCAATTAGCAAGTTCAAAACCCAAAGGGTTAAAAATTGTATCACATTTTACAATCCTCTACCACACAATTCTTCATCTTAAAAGGAATAGAGGTGTGAATATCACCGAAAACCATGAGGAAGACAAGGGCACTAAGACAAATTCAAATCCACAGATCTGCACATATCCAGATCGACACAGGGAGAGGTGGACGTTATTTTTGTTCATTCAGGAAGGGAATAAACTTGCCTTGTTAACCAGAGATTTCTGGCTTATGCGGAGTAGCAGCGCAGTGATCAATTCCAGTGTCATGTAGTTGACAGTTGGAAGCTTCTTTAAGATATTCTTCATTGTGTGTATGCTTGAGCGTGCACCTCTTATTTCATTATAAAGCTCGAAGGTTGTCAATGGCTCAGGTAGACTTGCAAGGTAGCACTTCATCAGAGCTGCAATGACTACCGGATTTACCCCTTCAGGTATTGGTGCATCTTGATCTGTGACACAAAGTTGCAAACTAAAGAGTACATAGATTGATCCCTTGACAAATAATATCTGTATGAGATTAAAAATCAATACCTTGATTGTATAAAGAAACCAATTGATGTATAACCTTTTTATCTCCTTCAGCCTTGAACAACTCAGGTGAATTCAGCCCTAGACCAAAAGTAGACTCCCATAACATCGGCATTCAGATGTGTCTTTGAAAAATTACATGACAGTAATGACAATTTGTTGTATGGATTATTACATCTCTCACCTGATAAGACAAGATAATCTGCACATTTCACCATGATATAAGGAACAGGTCTAGTTGATTGTTGCCTCTGCACCAGGATATCAATGGGGACGCCAAACACTGGATAAACCAAGATATGTCACTATGTCCAGAAAAAACATCTCCTGAGAACTTTATGGAAGCAAATAATCATAATAGAACtagaaatgaagttattcgggacaaggtgggtgtggcccctgtggaggacaagatgcgggaggcaaaacttagatggttcgggcatgtgaagaggagatgtacggatgcaccggtgaggaggtgtgagaggttggccctGGAGGGCCTAAGGAGAGGTAGAAGTAGGCCGAAGAAGTATAGGCAAGATATAGCGTTGCTccagctcactgaggacatgactatgaataggaaggtgtggaggttgagAATAAAGATAAAGGGTTAGGTAGGTAGCCTAGCGTTGTCCTTGTCTGTAACAGTAAATTTAGTACATGAGTTAgcattattttgtgtattttcgTATTCCTTGACTTCTGTGATTACTTGTCGTTGCCTTCGTTCCGGCCTTCTGATTGCAATACTTAGTTTAGTTTtgtatctttatatttttgcctccttttatctttcctaagccaagggtctttcgaaaacagtctctctgtCTTCTTGAAGGTAGGGGTAGGGTCAACGTACATACTACCCTTCCccgaccccacttgtgggattacactgggtcttttgttgttgtaaataatcataTGGCTCATTCCCGCATTCATAACTGTTTAACTGATTTCTACATCTCAAGGATAACTTCCAAGGTATAAAAGTGCTAAAAAGTGTGACCAAGTATAACAGGCATCTCCTGTTGCAGCGCTCTTTAACTCTTGAATGAATCCAAAAAAATTTAGTAATAGAGTGGCAAAGACAAATTAAGCAGAAGAAGTTTATGAGTAGATGGGTACCAATGCAAGCCATCCCACTCCCCATCCGCACCCGCAAAAAAAGAGGATCATTAAAATCCTTATAAACATGTTATACAAAGATCAAGAGAGTAGAAACCTTACCATCAGTGCTCGCAACTCCCTGCAATTTCAAATAGAAAAGTTAAGATTCTTTTAACTCCAATTCACTGAGGAACTTTGagagacaaaaagaaaaaattagcACAAATTGCTATTCACCTTCTGCCACCGCTCAATATCAGTCAGCAAAGTCTTGCTTTTCTGTGCAGTTTTCTTTGCCacctgaaaaataaaaatgattgcATGTGTCAAGTTCAGAAATTATAACTCCTTTGCATATAAGATTCAAAGATATCGTATCATGTGTAGTTTAGGTTTTTAAGTAGAGCAAAATATCATAAGATCTACATCCCTCATCCATTTCTCCTTCACATCCCTCAGAGATATACAAGACTAAATTCCATAGAAGTGCCAAACATGGCATCTATGCCTGTATAATTTTGACACCAAAATTGTTATCTGAATAAAGTATTTGATGGTGTGGTTTCATATAAGTCTGTGTGCATTGGAGAACATTGCCATCCCTTAATGATCACTGTAAAAACTGTAGCTGCATGACTTCTTCCATTAAAACAAAGGAGCACACCAATGAAAGATACCTAACTTCTACAAACACACAAACTTGACCTGCCATCAAACGATCCAAACCTACATTTAAAACCAAGGTTAATACCTTTCACAACCTAAATAGAAGTTATTGCCCAATAAAACAAAAGCAGATACTTCCCTACATCCCAATTTCCAGCTCCAACAAAATAAATTGTATATAAGATTTTATTGGTATATAATAGGTTTTACTTTGCACTCCTACAAGGACAGAATTACTAGAGAGCTTTGCATAAAGCATCAAGGAGTTACTTCCCTTGGCTTAATTACTAACCTCTAATTTCAAAATCCACAATCCCATGCTCTCCTAAGCGCAAATCTCTCCAGTTCTTTTTTGGTGGGGGTGGGGCGGGCGGGGTCAATAGTACTCGTTAAAACGTAAATCTCGTAGCATCAAAATCTGCTAGTAAATGGATGAGCTTTGAGTGGAAGTCACATAGTAAAAGCTTCATCATTCTGTGTCTAATAAGAAGGGTTAAAGACAATTTTCTTTTGTGCTTTGAGACAGAAAACCTTCTGCTATTTAAAGGATAAGCTCATGAACCCCATCAGTATCTAACTAAAGTACATCAGTCAATTCTGTACCCAAGAAAATTAAAAGATTCCAGATGGTCCAGAACCTCGTGACTCACAACTCTAGTGGTCATAGCGAGTGATAATAGTACATTGGCATCACCTTGGGTTCTATAAAAAGGTAATGGCTTCAAAAACCACAATGGTCTTTTAATGGGCATGGCTCTATCGGGAAAAGAAGGAACAAACAATGAGAGCATCACACATTGATCCTCTGTTGATTATTCACAATTGGAAAACATTCCACAGAATTGTTTATGCTTGTAGTACCTCTTCAACTTTTATCTTTCCAACAGCAACCTTATCTTTTGTCTCCAAAAACCCTTTCCTCAAGAAGAAGCTGGTTGTAGCAGCTGCAGTAATAAAGCGCTCCTGCATAGCATGTCTTGTTGATGGCTGCTGTAGGAGCGACCATCGACTTTTGACTGCTGATCCAACTTTCTCAGCAACCTCGCCCACATTTCCCTTTGCATCTTTGGCAACCTCACCAACAAATGATCCTGCAGACTGCCTGGCTTCTTTCAACTTCACCCCTGCATCAAGACTCAATTATTAAACAttcaaaagcaaaataaaagtaGAAACCTGAAGTTTCCAAATGAATTACCCGAAGATTGAAAGAATCCATTAGCTTTCTCTTGCCACTGAGGCGAAATTACTGAAGGCATTGACGTTGAGCCAATTACCTGTTATCGACTGTGACAGTATCAAATCACCTAAAAGTTAAGACAATTAGTGGTGTTGATGAAGTTTGTATATCACCAAATGCTTTAGCTCCACTTTTACAACTATACAAATTTTCTAACAAATCTAGCCAACAATTTTGTTGCCAAAAACAACAAATTGACCAGAAAAAACCAGTGAAAGCCCCAAAATCATAATATTTTCTAACCAAAGAGGAGTTAGATTTACAAAATAGAACTATCATAAGAATCAATGAGAAAAATaagcaattaattctaaaatCCAgttataaaaagaagaagaagaagaatgagtgCAGTCTCAATTCTCAGAAATCAGAACATGATAGCTCCAATAAATTGCCAAATCATAAAGATAACAAAGTTTCAGAATAGAAAAGAAATAAATGCAGTTTTCAATAAAGCAAAGTTCAAGTTGACCTTCGTTCATCAGTTTCAATTACAAGACCCACACCTGAACTTAACGATAATTAACTCAATTCCAATAATTAACAGGCGATAACATAAAAACCAACCAAAAGAACTTATAAGTTATAATCAATGATCAAAAAATCCAAAACCCTGATTTGAAGATAATAAGCGTTAGGGTTTTACCTTTTAtgaaattcttcgacgaattgagAACTTTGGAAAGGAACGTTGAAggagaaaattagaaaaaaagaacGGCAGAAGGAGAAAATATAGTAATGCCAATAATAAATTTATTTTGAAGACTTTTTAGAGGATGTGATGATTAATGAGGTAAAAGACTGGCGGGTCAACTTTTCTATGCTTTCGATACAACCAATAAAATTACGTGGAATTTTTTTCGAAAAACGACGAAGAAAAACGACGGTAGATAAGTATAACTCCTGCTTCTTCTGGACGCTTCCAACGGACATAACGGCTATGCGCCTCTTCA belongs to Nicotiana tabacum cultivar K326 chromosome 6, ASM71507v2, whole genome shotgun sequence and includes:
- the LOC107795480 gene encoding putative Rho GTPase-activating protein At5g61530 isoform X1, which encodes MPSVISPQWQEKANGFFQSSGVKLKEARQSAGSFVGEVAKDAKGNVGEVAEKVGSAVKSRWSLLQQPSTRHAMQERFITAAATTSFFLRKGFLETKDKVAVGKIKVEEVAKKTAQKSKTLLTDIERWQKGVASTDVFGVPIDILVQRQQSTRPVPYIMVKCADYLVLSGERWLNSPELFKAEGDKKVIHQLVSLYNQDQDAPIPEGVNPVVIAALMKCYLASLPEPLTTFELYNEIRGARSSIHTMKNILKKLPTVNYMTLELITALLLRISQKSLVNKMDARSLATEMAPILIWQRGQRPDHYNQFWNHSAKPSSKKYIDSNSNSSAWEMLADEGENVDASSPIPLDDGLPIDLGAIDAIQCLIEHHNTIFTDANETVWR
- the LOC107795480 gene encoding putative Rho GTPase-activating protein At5g61530 isoform X2, which codes for MPSVISPQWQEKANGFFQSSGVKLKEARQSAGSFVGEVAKDAKGNVGEVAEKVGSAVKSRWSLLQQPSTRHAMQERFITAAATTSFFLRKGFLETKDKVAVGKIKVEEVAKKTAQKSKTLLTDIERWQKGVASTDVFGVPIDILVQRQQSTRPVPYIMVKCADYLVLSGLNSPELFKAEGDKKVIHQLVSLYNQDQDAPIPEGVNPVVIAALMKCYLASLPEPLTTFELYNEIRGARSSIHTMKNILKKLPTVNYMTLELITALLLRISQKSLVNKMDARSLATEMAPILIWQRGQRPDHYNQFWNHSAKPSSKKYIDSNSNSSAWEMLADEGENVDASSPIPLDDGLPIDLGAIDAIQCLIEHHNTIFTDANETVWR